From the genome of Desulfobaculum xiamenense, one region includes:
- a CDS encoding sigma-70 family RNA polymerase sigma factor, with translation MEDHTIIDENDIEFESEDDAIEGESEDIVEGEWEHPADDDDDDSHEKALTLVGSSDIMPRDPLRLYLREISRFPLLAPEEELELARRVRDEGDNEAAFRIVSSHLRLVVKIAMEFQRRWMQNVLDLIQEGNVGLMRAVQKFDPEKGIKFSYYAAFWIKAYILKFIMDNWRLVKIGTTQSQRKLFYNLNKERQRLQNLGFDPDTATLSKNLGVAEDVIIEMDQRLARQDMSLNVPLGEDGGASRMDFLPALEQGIEDNVAQDEISAMVRKHIQAILPQLSDKERDILASRLLTDEPATLREIGEKYDITRERVRQIEARLLEKLRKHMAEHISDFSDDWIHTDE, from the coding sequence ATGGAAGATCATACCATAATAGACGAAAACGACATCGAGTTCGAATCCGAAGATGACGCCATCGAAGGCGAATCCGAAGACATCGTCGAAGGCGAGTGGGAACACCCTGCCGACGACGATGACGACGATTCGCACGAGAAGGCGCTCACTCTCGTCGGCAGTTCGGACATCATGCCCCGCGATCCGCTCAGGCTCTACCTGCGCGAGATCAGCCGCTTCCCCCTGCTCGCCCCCGAGGAGGAGTTGGAACTCGCCCGCCGTGTGCGCGACGAGGGCGACAACGAAGCCGCGTTCCGGATCGTGTCGTCCCATCTGCGCCTTGTGGTGAAGATCGCCATGGAATTCCAGCGCCGCTGGATGCAGAACGTTCTGGACCTCATCCAGGAGGGCAACGTCGGCCTCATGCGGGCCGTCCAGAAGTTCGACCCCGAGAAGGGCATCAAGTTCTCCTACTACGCGGCGTTCTGGATCAAGGCCTACATCCTGAAATTTATCATGGACAACTGGCGTCTGGTCAAGATCGGCACCACGCAGTCGCAGCGCAAGCTCTTCTACAACCTCAACAAGGAACGGCAGCGCCTGCAGAATCTGGGCTTCGACCCGGACACCGCGACACTGTCCAAGAACCTCGGCGTGGCCGAGGACGTCATCATTGAAATGGACCAGAGACTCGCCCGGCAGGACATGTCGCTCAACGTCCCGCTTGGCGAGGACGGCGGCGCGTCGCGCATGGACTTTCTCCCCGCGCTCGAACAGGGCATCGAGGACAACGTCGCGCAGGACGAGATCAGCGCCATGGTCCGCAAACACATTCAGGCCATCCTTCCCCAGTTGAGCGACAAGGAACGGGACATTCTCGCCTCGCGGCTGTTGACCGACGAACCGGCCACCCTGCGCGAGATTGGCGAGAAGTACGACATCACCCGCGAGCGCGTGCGCCAGATCGAGGCCCGCCTACTCGAAAAGCTCCGGAAGCACATGGCCGAACACATCTCCGACTTCTCGGACGACTGGATCCACACCGATGAATGA